A portion of the Cryptomeria japonica chromosome 5, Sugi_1.0, whole genome shotgun sequence genome contains these proteins:
- the LOC131876144 gene encoding uncharacterized protein LOC131876144: MNRELFLALESGDVANIQRLHGQNSRVLFDVTFQEDTPLHIAAREGHLTVVEWILRVKPSLAGARNKDSNMPLHEAAKCGNRELVRILLESKKSSAYYCNMFGETALIIASRYGHVETVRLLVETRSYNDLVEMRRSFRVAAYGRYPDVAKAILQNPIEPQRFRRLLLLLIEWDTYQYVAKTILHNLIKAYKISNLSKHMVHNLYQAVHGGHLEIVEAVLNSPAWKDNLMTRPDINGMCAIHVAAMKGHWGIINEFRSRWPDSVEIRNSDHKTVLHFAVQYNQMEIVKNLLADKSPQKVAELVSRDHDDYFHDTALHLAAKNGVDPEVWHP, from the exons ATGAATAGGGAACTCTTCCTTGCTTTGGAAAGTGGTGATGTCGCTAACATTCAAAGATTACACGGGCAAAACTCGCGTGTTCTGTTTGACGTCACATTCCAGGAAGATACTCCTCTGCATATTGCTGCAAGGGAAGGTCATCTGACCGTTGTTGAGTGGATTCTTCGAGTAAAACCCTCTTTGGCTGGAGCCCGAAACAAGGATAGCAATATGCCACTACATGAAGCTGCTAAATGCGGCAATCGAGAGCTAGTCAGAATTCTCCTTGAGAGCAAAAAAAGTTCTGCCTACTATTGCAATATGTTTGGAGAGACGGCTCTGATAATAGCTTCCAGGTATGGCCATGTGGAAACAGTTAGGCTTTTGGTGGAAACCAGGTCATATAACGACTTAGTGGAAATGCGTCGTTCGTTTAGAGTGGCAGCTTACGGAAGATATCCAG ATGTAGCGAAGGCCATACTTCAAAATCCCATCGAACCCCAGCGGTTCCGTCGTCTACTACTTCTTCTAATCGAATGGGATACATATCAAT ATGTAGCGAAGACCATACTTCATAATCTCATCAAAGCCTACAAAATTTCCAATCTTAGCAAGCACATGGTTCATAATCTGTATCAAGCCGTCCATGGAGGACATCTTGAGATTGTAGAGGCAGTGCTAAATTCTCCTGCATGGAAAGACAACTTAATGACAAGGCCGGATATTAATGGAATGTGTGCAATACATGTAGCAGCCATGAAAGGCCATTGGGGCATAATCAATGAATTTAGGTCCAGATGGCCAGACTCTGTCGAAATCCGGAATTCAGATCATAAGACTGTTCTGCACTTTGCCGTCCAATATAATCAAATGGAGATAGTGAAGAATCTACTAGCAGACAAATCGCCTCAAAAGGTCGCAGAGTTGGTGAGCCGCGACCATGATGACTATTTCCACGATACAGCATTACATTTGGCGGCAAAAAATGGAGTGGATCCGGAGGTTTGGCATCCTTAG